In Prunus dulcis chromosome 2, ALMONDv2, whole genome shotgun sequence, a single genomic region encodes these proteins:
- the LOC117619047 gene encoding uncharacterized protein LOC117619047: MAGLPTSSFKANTGSAAAEDPKLGHTKQIRRHEVAIAELNALSPSRAVYQKNGNLFFRTTIQKATASEQKQIDLAKASLGKLNSS; this comes from the exons ATGGCCGGCCTTCCTACGTCGTCGTTTAAGGCAAATACCGGTAGTGCCGCCGCAGAAGACCCCAAACTCGGTCACACGAAGCAGATACGGCGCCACGAGGTTGCAATTGCAGAGCTCAATGCTCTTTCACCGTCTCgg GCTGTCTATCAGAAAAATGGGAACTTGTTTTTCCGTACAACAATCCAGAAAGCAACAGCATCTGAACAAA AACAAATTGATTTGGCTAAAGCAAGCCTAGGAAAGCTGAATTCTTCTTGA
- the LOC117619819 gene encoding tubulin gamma-1 chain-like: MPREIITLQVGQCGNQIGMEFWKQLCLEHGISKDGILEDFATQGGDRKDVFFYQADDQHYIPRALLIDLEPRVINGIQNSEYRNLYNHENIFVSDHGGGAGNNWASGYDQGKGVEEAIMDMIDREADGSDSLEGFVLCHSIAGGTGSGMGSYLLETLNDRYSKKLVQTYSVFPNQMETSDVVVQPYNSLLTLKRLTLNADCVVVLDNTALNRIAVERLHLSNPTFAQTNSLVSTVMSASTTTLRYPGYMNNDLVGLLASLIPTPRCHFLMTGYTPLTVERQANVIRKTTVLDVMRRLLQTKNIMVSSYARTKEASQAKYISILNIIQGEVDPTQVHESLQRIRERKLVNFIEWGPASIQVALSRKSPYVQTAHRVSGLMLASHTSIRHLFSKCLSQYMMLRKKQAFLDNYRKFPMFAENDLSEFDESREILESLVEEYKACESPDYIKWGMEDPDHVLTGEGNAAGTVDPKLAV, from the exons ATGCCGAGAGAGATAATCACATTGCAGGTCGGACAATGCGGGAACCAGATCGGCATGGAGTTCTGGAAGCAGCTCTGCCTCGAGCATGGAATCAGCAAAGATGGAATTCTCGAGGACTTTGCCACTCAG GGTGGTGACCGGAAAGATGTGTTTTTCTATCAAGCTGATGATCAGCACTACATACCGCGAGCTTTGCTGATCGACCTGGAGCCTAGAGTAATTAACGGTATTCAAAACAGTGAATATCGAAATCTCTATAATCATGAAAACATCTTTGTTTCGGATCATGGAGGTGGGGCAGGAAATAATTGGGCCAGTGGATATGATCAG GGAAAGGGTGTTGAAGAGGCTATAATGGACATGATTGATAGAGAAGCTGATGGGAGTGACAGTCTTGAAGGATTTGTTCTGTGCCATTCTATTGCTGGAGGAACAGGCTCag GCATGGGTTCCTATCTGTTGGAGACTTTGAATGATCGATACAGCAAAAAACTGGTTCAGACATACAGTGTATTTCCTAACCAGATGGAAACAAGTGATGTGGTGGTCCAGCCCTATAACTCACTTTTGACACTTAAACGACTAACGCTTAATGCTGATTGTGTTGTGGTCCTTGATAACACCGCCTTGAATAGAATTGCTGTTGAGCGTCTTCATTTATCAAATCCAACCTTTGCTCAAACAAATTCTTTGGTTTCTACTGTAATGTCTGCCAGCACAACCACTCTGAGGTATCCAGGGTACATGAACAATGATTTGGTTGGTCTTCTTGCATCTTTAATTCCAACACCAAGATGCCATTTTCTAATGACAGGGTATACACCCCTCACAGTTGAGCGCCAG GCCAATGTGATTCGCAAAACCACTGTGCttgatgttatgagaagactTCTGCAG acaaaaaatataatggTTTCCTCATATGCTCGAACAAAAGAAGCTAGTCAAGCGAAGTACATCTCAATATTAAACATCATTCAAGGAGAAGTTGACCCTACTCAG GTTCATGAAAGTTTGCAGAGGATACGTGAAAGAAAGCTCGTTAACTTTATTGAATGGGGCCCTGCAAGCATTCAG GTTGCTTTGTCTAGAAAGTCTCCATATGTGCAAACAGCCCATAGG GTCAGTGGTCTTATGCTGGCAAGCCATACTAGTATTCGCCACCTTTTCAGTAAGTGTTTGAGCCAGTATATGATGTTAAGAAAGAAGCAAGCCTTTCTTGACAACTATCGGAAGTTCCCAATGTTTGCT GAGAATGACCTTTCGGAATTTGACGAATCAAGGGAGATACTTGAGAGTTTGGTTGAGGAATATAAGGCCTGTGAGTCCCCAGATTACATCAAATGGGGAATGGAG GATCCAGACCACGTTCTTACAGGAGAAGGCAATGCAGCAGGAACAGTGGACCCAAAATTGGCAGTATGA
- the LOC117619108 gene encoding mechanosensitive ion channel protein 10-like, which translates to MDVQKSNTDHVVVTIDQSNPKLKQSPQADPDTAISQSRTKTFGRLNFSKPRSRFEEIKQPLPSRTILESEELQPFNPYENNNSSTDDDDDEDWYENEEDDEEEDGKHGKHQKKRKIKINKRAVIEWTLFLIIMTCLVCSLTLDVLMNKLKWGLEIWKWCLMVMVMFCGRLVSGWVVGFLVFLIERNFMLREKVLYFVFGLRRSFQNCAWLGLVLAAWMIMFPDVHKHSKVLKKVFRALIAVLIGATIWLLKILFVKVLASSFHVSTFFDRMKESVFHHYILEALSGPPLDEDEREELPRRPFQASKSLPARLRDKSQAVSRSNRQGYESRRIDMKKLRRLSMTHRATAWSVKKLVNYVRSSGLSTISRTIDDFGNAESEITSEWDARNSAQRIFKNVAKPGAKYIEEEDLLRFLRRDAIHTTFPLFEGAIETGRITKSSFRNWVVHAYIERKALAHSLNDTKTAVHQLHKLASGIVIVIISVVSLLVMGLATTKVIFVVTSQLLLVGFMFQNMCKTVFESIIFVFVMHPFDVGDRCVVEGVQMIVEEMNILSTVFLRYDNEKIYYPNSVLLTKPISNFRRSPDMADTVDFTIDVSTPIDDVSALKKSIQSYVESKSKYWNPKHSVIVKEIENVDKMKMTLCVQHTMNHQNYGEKSARRSELVFELKKIFQNLGIEYHLLPQEVNLTQLNASNGRLTIPS; encoded by the exons ATGGATGTTCAGAAGAGTAACACAGACCATGTGGTAGTCACCATAGACCAATCAAACCCCAAACTAAAACAATCACCCCAAGCAGATCCTGATACTGCAATCTCACAATCAAGAACGAAAACTTTTGGACGCCTAAACTTCTCCAAGCCCCGCTCACGGTTCGAGGAGATTAAGCAACCTTTGCCATCAAGAACGATTCTCGAATCCGAAGAACTCCAACCCTTCAACCCTTATGAAAACAACAACTCATCTACAGATGACGATGACGATGAAGACTGGtatgaaaatgaagaagatgacgaagaagaagatggaaaaCACGGAAAgcaccaaaagaaaaggaagataaAGATAAACAAGCGAGCTGTTATTGAATGGACTTTGTTTCTCATAATCATGACTTGCTTGGTATGCTCCCTAACCCTAGATGTCCTCATGAACAAATTGAAGTGGGGTTTGGAGATATGGAAATGGTGTCTAATGGTCATGGTTATGTTTTGTGGGCGCCTAGTCTCTGGTTGGGTTGTTGGGTTTCTTGTATTTCTTATAGAGAGAAACTTCATGCTTAGAGAAAAGGTACTATACTTTGTGTTTGGTTTGCGGAGGAGTTTCCAAAACTGTGCTTGGTTAGGTCTAGTTCTAGCTGCTTGGATGATCATGTTCCCCGATGTTCACAAGCACAGCAAGGTCCTCAAGAAAGTGTTTCGTGCTCTAATAGCTGTGCTAATTGGAGCCACAATATGGTTGCTAAAGATCTTGTTTGTTAAAGTCTTAGCCTCCTCATTTCATGTATCTACATTCTTTGACCGCATGAAAGAGAGCGTTTTCCACCACTACATTTTGGAAGCCCTCTCCGGGCCACCTCTAGACGAGGACGAGAGGGAGGAGCTTCCACGACGCCCTTTCCAGGCGTCGAAGTCGTTGCCTGCGAGGTTGAGGGACAAGTCTCAGGCCGTGTCGAGGTCTAATAGGCAAGGTTACGAGTCGAGGAGGATTGACATGAAGAAGCTTAGAAGGTTGAGCATGACGCATAGAGCAACGGCATGGAGCGTGAAGAAGCTTGTAAACTATGTGAGGTCTTCGGGGCTGTCGACGATTTCAAGAACCATAGATGATTTTGGAAACGCAGAGTCGGAGATCACAAGTGAATGGGACGCCAGGAACAGTGCTCAAAGGATATTCAAGAATGTTGCTAAGCCCGGTGCCAA ATATATAGAAGAGGAAGATTTACTACGGTTCTTGAGAAGGGATGCAATTCACACCACATTTCCTCTCTTTGAAGGAGCAATTGAAACTGGAAGAATTACAAAATCTTCCTTCAGAAACTGGGTG GTGCATGCCTATATTGAGCGCAAAGCATTGGCTCACTCCTTGAATGATACCAAGACTGCAGTGCATCAACTCCACAAGTTGGCAAGTGGAATCGTGATTGTGATCATAAGTGTGGTGAGCCTTTTGGTGATGGGTTTGGCCACAACCAAGGTGATCTTTGTGGTGACCTCTCAACTGCTGCTTGTAGGCTTCATGTTCCAAAACATGTGCAAAACTGTGTTCGAGTCCATCATTTTTGTGTTCGTGATGCACCCATTTGATGTCGGTGATCGTTGTGTGGTCGAGGGTGTGCAG ATGATTGTAGAAGAGATGAACATTTTATCAACAGTTTTCTTACGATACGATAATGAGAAAATATACTACCCTAATTCTGTGCTACTTACAAAGCCTATCAGTAATTTCAGAAGAAGTCCAGACATGGCTGACACTGTTGATTTCACCATTGATGTTTCTACTCCAATTGATGATGTTTCTGCACTCAAGAAGTCTATACAATC ATATGTTGAGAGTAAGTCAAAGTATTGGAACCCAAAACACTCGGTGATAGTGAAGGAGATTGAGAATGTGGACAAGATGAAAATGACGCTATGTGTTCAACACACCATGAACCATCAAAACTACGGAGAAAAGAGTGCTCGAAGATCAGAACTTGTGTTTGAATTGAAGAAGATTTTCCAAAACCTTGGCATCGAgtatcatcttcttcctcaagaggTAAATCTGACACAATTGAACGCAAGCAATGGGAGGCTGACGATACCCTCTTAG